A window of the Gossypium hirsutum isolate 1008001.06 chromosome A03, Gossypium_hirsutum_v2.1, whole genome shotgun sequence genome harbors these coding sequences:
- the LOC121223698 gene encoding probable ribonuclease P/MRP protein subunit POP5 isoform X1, which yields MVGFKNRYMVMEVLLDPNKEMSGDDSIVITQFNISKAIKDSILVNFGECGLASSLRSFQVKYVNSITKLCIIRASRDEYKKIWYSISMVRSIGNCLVLFNLLDLSGSIKACKTAALKCDELKFEQYKLMVGARLSVDVIRHMQNCIEKIKILEH from the exons ATGGTAGGATTTAAGAACAGATATATGGTTATGGAAGTACTGTTGGATCCAAATAAAGAAATGTCAGGGGATGATTCCATTGTAATTACTCAATTTAACATCTCAAAAGCAATAAAAGATAGCATTCTTGTCAACTTCGGTGAATGTGGTCTAGCTTCTTCGCTCAGATCTTTCCAAG TTAAATATGTCAATTCAATTACAAAGCTGTGTATTATCAGAGCTTCAAgagatgaatacaaaaaaatttGGTATTCAATTAGCATGGTTAGAAGTATTGGGAACTGTCTTGTGCTATTTAATTTGTTGGATCTTAGTG gtAGTATAAAAGCATGTAAAACTGCTGCCTTGAAGTGCGATGAGTTAAAATTCGAGCAATACAAGCTTATGGTTGGAGCACGGCTCTCGGTTGATGTTATTCGGCACATGCAAAATTGTATTGAGAAGATCAAAATTTTAGAACACTAA
- the LOC121223698 gene encoding probable ribonuclease P/MRP protein subunit POP5 isoform X2: MVMEVLLDPNKEMSGDDSIVITQFNISKAIKDSILVNFGECGLASSLRSFQVKYVNSITKLCIIRASRDEYKKIWYSISMVRSIGNCLVLFNLLDLSGSIKACKTAALKCDELKFEQYKLMVGARLSVDVIRHMQNCIEKIKILEH, translated from the exons ATGGTTATGGAAGTACTGTTGGATCCAAATAAAGAAATGTCAGGGGATGATTCCATTGTAATTACTCAATTTAACATCTCAAAAGCAATAAAAGATAGCATTCTTGTCAACTTCGGTGAATGTGGTCTAGCTTCTTCGCTCAGATCTTTCCAAG TTAAATATGTCAATTCAATTACAAAGCTGTGTATTATCAGAGCTTCAAgagatgaatacaaaaaaatttGGTATTCAATTAGCATGGTTAGAAGTATTGGGAACTGTCTTGTGCTATTTAATTTGTTGGATCTTAGTG gtAGTATAAAAGCATGTAAAACTGCTGCCTTGAAGTGCGATGAGTTAAAATTCGAGCAATACAAGCTTATGGTTGGAGCACGGCTCTCGGTTGATGTTATTCGGCACATGCAAAATTGTATTGAGAAGATCAAAATTTTAGAACACTAA
- the LOC107933027 gene encoding beta-amylase 2, chloroplastic isoform X2, whose protein sequence is MIDCWWGIVEAHAPQEYNWNGYRKLFQMVHELKLKLQVVMSFHECGGNVGDDVCIPLPHWVAEIGRSNPDIFFTDREGRRNTECLSWGIDKERVLRGRTAVEVYFDFMRSFRVEFNEFFEDGIISMVEVGLGPCGELRYPSCPVKYGWRYPGIGEFQCYDQYMLKSLRKAAEMRGHSFWARGPDNAGSYSSHPHETGFFCDEGDYDGYYGRFFLNWYSQLLINHGDLVLSLAKLAFEGSCIAAKLPGIHWWYKTSSHAAELTAGFYNPCNRDGYIAIAAMLHKHGAALNFACAELQFLEQLEDLQEALANPQGLVWQVLNAAWEACITVVSENAFVCHDRVGYNKILENVKPVNDPDGRHFSSFTYLRLTPLLMERQNFMEFERFVKRMHGEAVLYLQV, encoded by the exons ATGATTGACTGCTGGTGGGGAATAGTGGAAGCTCATGCTCCTCAAGAATATAACTGGAATGGTTACCGAAAACTCTTTCAGATGGTTCATGAGCTTAAGCTTAAGTTGCAG GTTGTGATGTCATTTCATGAATGTGGTGGCAATGTTGGTGATGATGTTTGTATTCCACTTCCCCATTGGGTTGCAGAAATTGGTAGAAGCAATCCTGACATATTTTTTACTGAtagggaaggaagaagaaacactGAATGCCTCTCCTGGGGAATTGATAAGGAACGAGTTTTAAGGGGCCGAACTGCTGTTGAG GTGTACTTTGACTTTATGAGAAGTTTCCGAGTggaatttaatgaattttttgagGATGGCATCATATCCATGGTTGAAGTTGGACTAGGTCCCTGTGGGGAGCTACGGTACCCATCTTGCCCAGTAAAGTATGGATGGAGATATCCTGGGATTGGGGAGTTCCAG TGTTATGATCAGTACATGTTAAAAAGCCTGAGGAAGGCAGCAGAAATGAGGGGACACAGCTTTTGGGCTAGAGGGCCAGATAATGCCGGATCTTATAGTTCCCACCCACATGAAACTGGTTTCTTTTGTGACGAAGGAGACTATGATGGTTACTATGGTCGGTTTTTCCTTAATTGGTACTCTCAGTTATTAATCAATCATGGAGACCTGGTACTCTCATTGGCAAAGTTAGCTTTTGAAGGCAGTTGCATTGCAGCAAAG CTGCCAGGTATCCACTGGTGGTACAAAACATCCAGTCATGCTGCTGAATTAACTGCTGGATTCTACAATCCTTGCAATCGAGATGGCTATATTGCAATAGCAGCAATGCTGCATAAGCATGGAGCTGCTTTAAACTTTGCATGTGCTGAACTGCAATTTTTGGAGCAGCTTGAAGACCTGCAGGAAGCACTGGCAAATCCTCAGGGTTTAGTCTGGCAG GTGCTGAATGCAGCATGGGAGGCTTGCATTACAGTTGTAAGCGAGAATGCTTTTGTTTGCCATGATAGGGTAGGCTATAACAAGATCTTGGAGAATGTGAAACCAGTAAATGATCCAGATGGGAGACATTTCTCATCTTTTACTTACCTAAGGCTCACCCCACTTCTCATGGAGAGACAGAATTTCATGGAATTTGAACGGTTTGTGAAGCGAATGCATG GGGAAGCAGTTCTATATCTGCAGGTATAA
- the LOC107933027 gene encoding beta-amylase 2, chloroplastic isoform X1, which produces MLLKNITGMVTENSFRWFMSLSLSCRCQTLPMAVWRSNMLLEKAVAMQFVKENTNVVMSFHECGGNVGDDVCIPLPHWVAEIGRSNPDIFFTDREGRRNTECLSWGIDKERVLRGRTAVEVYFDFMRSFRVEFNEFFEDGIISMVEVGLGPCGELRYPSCPVKYGWRYPGIGEFQCYDQYMLKSLRKAAEMRGHSFWARGPDNAGSYSSHPHETGFFCDEGDYDGYYGRFFLNWYSQLLINHGDLVLSLAKLAFEGSCIAAKLPGIHWWYKTSSHAAELTAGFYNPCNRDGYIAIAAMLHKHGAALNFACAELQFLEQLEDLQEALANPQGLVWQVLNAAWEACITVVSENAFVCHDRVGYNKILENVKPVNDPDGRHFSSFTYLRLTPLLMERQNFMEFERFVKRMHGEAVLYLQV; this is translated from the exons ATGCTCCTCAAGAATATAACTGGAATGGTTACCGAAAACTCTTTCAGATGGTTCATGAGCTTAAGCTTAAGTTGCAG ATGTCAGACTTTGCCTATGGCTGTATGGCGGAGTAATATGCTTTTGGAGAAGGCTGTTGCGATGCAATTTGTGAAAGAAAACACCAAT GTTGTGATGTCATTTCATGAATGTGGTGGCAATGTTGGTGATGATGTTTGTATTCCACTTCCCCATTGGGTTGCAGAAATTGGTAGAAGCAATCCTGACATATTTTTTACTGAtagggaaggaagaagaaacactGAATGCCTCTCCTGGGGAATTGATAAGGAACGAGTTTTAAGGGGCCGAACTGCTGTTGAG GTGTACTTTGACTTTATGAGAAGTTTCCGAGTggaatttaatgaattttttgagGATGGCATCATATCCATGGTTGAAGTTGGACTAGGTCCCTGTGGGGAGCTACGGTACCCATCTTGCCCAGTAAAGTATGGATGGAGATATCCTGGGATTGGGGAGTTCCAG TGTTATGATCAGTACATGTTAAAAAGCCTGAGGAAGGCAGCAGAAATGAGGGGACACAGCTTTTGGGCTAGAGGGCCAGATAATGCCGGATCTTATAGTTCCCACCCACATGAAACTGGTTTCTTTTGTGACGAAGGAGACTATGATGGTTACTATGGTCGGTTTTTCCTTAATTGGTACTCTCAGTTATTAATCAATCATGGAGACCTGGTACTCTCATTGGCAAAGTTAGCTTTTGAAGGCAGTTGCATTGCAGCAAAG CTGCCAGGTATCCACTGGTGGTACAAAACATCCAGTCATGCTGCTGAATTAACTGCTGGATTCTACAATCCTTGCAATCGAGATGGCTATATTGCAATAGCAGCAATGCTGCATAAGCATGGAGCTGCTTTAAACTTTGCATGTGCTGAACTGCAATTTTTGGAGCAGCTTGAAGACCTGCAGGAAGCACTGGCAAATCCTCAGGGTTTAGTCTGGCAG GTGCTGAATGCAGCATGGGAGGCTTGCATTACAGTTGTAAGCGAGAATGCTTTTGTTTGCCATGATAGGGTAGGCTATAACAAGATCTTGGAGAATGTGAAACCAGTAAATGATCCAGATGGGAGACATTTCTCATCTTTTACTTACCTAAGGCTCACCCCACTTCTCATGGAGAGACAGAATTTCATGGAATTTGAACGGTTTGTGAAGCGAATGCATG GGGAAGCAGTTCTATATCTGCAGGTATAA
- the LOC107933027 gene encoding beta-amylase 2, chloroplastic isoform X3 has product MAVWRSNMLLEKAVAMQFVKENTNVVMSFHECGGNVGDDVCIPLPHWVAEIGRSNPDIFFTDREGRRNTECLSWGIDKERVLRGRTAVEVYFDFMRSFRVEFNEFFEDGIISMVEVGLGPCGELRYPSCPVKYGWRYPGIGEFQCYDQYMLKSLRKAAEMRGHSFWARGPDNAGSYSSHPHETGFFCDEGDYDGYYGRFFLNWYSQLLINHGDLVLSLAKLAFEGSCIAAKLPGIHWWYKTSSHAAELTAGFYNPCNRDGYIAIAAMLHKHGAALNFACAELQFLEQLEDLQEALANPQGLVWQVLNAAWEACITVVSENAFVCHDRVGYNKILENVKPVNDPDGRHFSSFTYLRLTPLLMERQNFMEFERFVKRMHGEAVLYLQV; this is encoded by the exons ATGGCTGTATGGCGGAGTAATATGCTTTTGGAGAAGGCTGTTGCGATGCAATTTGTGAAAGAAAACACCAAT GTTGTGATGTCATTTCATGAATGTGGTGGCAATGTTGGTGATGATGTTTGTATTCCACTTCCCCATTGGGTTGCAGAAATTGGTAGAAGCAATCCTGACATATTTTTTACTGAtagggaaggaagaagaaacactGAATGCCTCTCCTGGGGAATTGATAAGGAACGAGTTTTAAGGGGCCGAACTGCTGTTGAG GTGTACTTTGACTTTATGAGAAGTTTCCGAGTggaatttaatgaattttttgagGATGGCATCATATCCATGGTTGAAGTTGGACTAGGTCCCTGTGGGGAGCTACGGTACCCATCTTGCCCAGTAAAGTATGGATGGAGATATCCTGGGATTGGGGAGTTCCAG TGTTATGATCAGTACATGTTAAAAAGCCTGAGGAAGGCAGCAGAAATGAGGGGACACAGCTTTTGGGCTAGAGGGCCAGATAATGCCGGATCTTATAGTTCCCACCCACATGAAACTGGTTTCTTTTGTGACGAAGGAGACTATGATGGTTACTATGGTCGGTTTTTCCTTAATTGGTACTCTCAGTTATTAATCAATCATGGAGACCTGGTACTCTCATTGGCAAAGTTAGCTTTTGAAGGCAGTTGCATTGCAGCAAAG CTGCCAGGTATCCACTGGTGGTACAAAACATCCAGTCATGCTGCTGAATTAACTGCTGGATTCTACAATCCTTGCAATCGAGATGGCTATATTGCAATAGCAGCAATGCTGCATAAGCATGGAGCTGCTTTAAACTTTGCATGTGCTGAACTGCAATTTTTGGAGCAGCTTGAAGACCTGCAGGAAGCACTGGCAAATCCTCAGGGTTTAGTCTGGCAG GTGCTGAATGCAGCATGGGAGGCTTGCATTACAGTTGTAAGCGAGAATGCTTTTGTTTGCCATGATAGGGTAGGCTATAACAAGATCTTGGAGAATGTGAAACCAGTAAATGATCCAGATGGGAGACATTTCTCATCTTTTACTTACCTAAGGCTCACCCCACTTCTCATGGAGAGACAGAATTTCATGGAATTTGAACGGTTTGTGAAGCGAATGCATG GGGAAGCAGTTCTATATCTGCAGGTATAA
- the LOC107933027 gene encoding beta-amylase 2, chloroplastic isoform X4: protein MSFHECGGNVGDDVCIPLPHWVAEIGRSNPDIFFTDREGRRNTECLSWGIDKERVLRGRTAVEVYFDFMRSFRVEFNEFFEDGIISMVEVGLGPCGELRYPSCPVKYGWRYPGIGEFQCYDQYMLKSLRKAAEMRGHSFWARGPDNAGSYSSHPHETGFFCDEGDYDGYYGRFFLNWYSQLLINHGDLVLSLAKLAFEGSCIAAKLPGIHWWYKTSSHAAELTAGFYNPCNRDGYIAIAAMLHKHGAALNFACAELQFLEQLEDLQEALANPQGLVWQVLNAAWEACITVVSENAFVCHDRVGYNKILENVKPVNDPDGRHFSSFTYLRLTPLLMERQNFMEFERFVKRMHGEAVLYLQV from the exons ATGTCATTTCATGAATGTGGTGGCAATGTTGGTGATGATGTTTGTATTCCACTTCCCCATTGGGTTGCAGAAATTGGTAGAAGCAATCCTGACATATTTTTTACTGAtagggaaggaagaagaaacactGAATGCCTCTCCTGGGGAATTGATAAGGAACGAGTTTTAAGGGGCCGAACTGCTGTTGAG GTGTACTTTGACTTTATGAGAAGTTTCCGAGTggaatttaatgaattttttgagGATGGCATCATATCCATGGTTGAAGTTGGACTAGGTCCCTGTGGGGAGCTACGGTACCCATCTTGCCCAGTAAAGTATGGATGGAGATATCCTGGGATTGGGGAGTTCCAG TGTTATGATCAGTACATGTTAAAAAGCCTGAGGAAGGCAGCAGAAATGAGGGGACACAGCTTTTGGGCTAGAGGGCCAGATAATGCCGGATCTTATAGTTCCCACCCACATGAAACTGGTTTCTTTTGTGACGAAGGAGACTATGATGGTTACTATGGTCGGTTTTTCCTTAATTGGTACTCTCAGTTATTAATCAATCATGGAGACCTGGTACTCTCATTGGCAAAGTTAGCTTTTGAAGGCAGTTGCATTGCAGCAAAG CTGCCAGGTATCCACTGGTGGTACAAAACATCCAGTCATGCTGCTGAATTAACTGCTGGATTCTACAATCCTTGCAATCGAGATGGCTATATTGCAATAGCAGCAATGCTGCATAAGCATGGAGCTGCTTTAAACTTTGCATGTGCTGAACTGCAATTTTTGGAGCAGCTTGAAGACCTGCAGGAAGCACTGGCAAATCCTCAGGGTTTAGTCTGGCAG GTGCTGAATGCAGCATGGGAGGCTTGCATTACAGTTGTAAGCGAGAATGCTTTTGTTTGCCATGATAGGGTAGGCTATAACAAGATCTTGGAGAATGTGAAACCAGTAAATGATCCAGATGGGAGACATTTCTCATCTTTTACTTACCTAAGGCTCACCCCACTTCTCATGGAGAGACAGAATTTCATGGAATTTGAACGGTTTGTGAAGCGAATGCATG GGGAAGCAGTTCTATATCTGCAGGTATAA
- the LOC121223703 gene encoding probable protein arginine N-methyltransferase 1, protein MDISKMVLGDASFTAPFKLIAERDDYIHAFVAYFDVSFTKCHKLMGFSTGPRSRATHWKQTVLYLEDVLTICEGETIIGSMTVAPNKKNPRDVDIMVKYSLSGRRCVVSRVQFYKMR, encoded by the exons ATGGATATTTCTAAGATGGTTCTTGGGGATGCTTCTTTCACTGCACCTTTCAAGCTTATTGCAGAGCGTGATGATTACATCCATGCTTTCGTTGCATATTTTGATGTTTCGTTTACCAAATGCCACAAATTGATGGGTTTCTCTACAG GACCAAGATCGCGAGCTACCCATTGGAAGCAAACAGTCCTATATCTAGAGGATGTGTTAACCATCTGTGAAGGGGAGACAATAATTGGGAGCATGACTGTTGCACCAAACAAGAAGAATCCCCGAGACGTTGATATAATGGTTAAATATTCATTGAGCGGACGACGTTGTGTGGTTTCGAGAGTTCAATTCTATAAGATGCGCTGA
- the LOC107929246 gene encoding LIM domain-containing protein PLIM2c: MASNGTTEKKAGKYASFFSGTQDKCGVCKKTAYPLEKVTMEGEIYHKNCFRCSHGGFVLTTSSFAALDGILYCKIHFAQLFKEKGSYAHVTKATAMKKTSSEAKTEDDPTPEAEAEAE, from the exons ATGGCATCCAATGGGACAACAGAGAAAAAGGCTGGCAAATATGCATCCTTCTTCTCCGGCACACAAGACAAATGTGGAGTTTGCAAGAAAACTGCATACCCATTAGAGAAG GTGACAATGGAAGGAGAAATCTACCATAAAAACTGCTTTAGGTGTTCACATGGTGGTTTTGTGCTTACAACATCTTCATTTGCTGCATTAGATGGTATCCTCTATTGTAAGATTCACTTTGCTCAATTGTTCAAAGAGAAAGGTAGCTATGCACATGTTACCAAGGCAACTGCCATGAAGAAAACCTCATCAGAAGCCAAGACAGAAGATGATCCAACACCAGAGGCTGAAGCTGAAGCTGAATAA